From the genome of Sphingopyxis sp. DBS4:
GGAACACGCAGGGGCATGTCGAGGCCTGGTACGGAATCATGGGCATGGGGGCGATCTGCCACACGCTCAATCCGCGCCTGACCCCGGCGCAGCTCGGCTCGATGCTCGCCCAGTCCGAGGCGTCGGTGCTGCTCGCGAGCCCCGACCTGCTGCCGCTGGCACAGGATGCCGTGCGCAATCTGGGCACGGTGCGCCATATCCTGCTGCTCGATACTGCGGAGGGCGAGGGGGCGATCGAGCCGCTGGTCGCCGCCGCGCCGGCCGATGCCGTCTGGGGCGATTTCGACGAGACCAGCCCGTCGGGGCTCTGCTTCACCTCGGGCAGCACCGGCGCGCCGAAGGGCGTCACCTATACCCATCGCGGCTGCTTCCTGCACACGATGCGCCAGCTTCAGGCCGATGTTCTCGGCATCACGGCGCGCGACGCGGTGATGCCGGTCGTTCCGATGTTCCATGCCAATGCGTGGGGCATTCCCTTCACCGCCCCGGCGGTCGGCGCGAAGCTGGTGCTGCCGGGCCGCCACAGCGACGGCGCGCATCTGGCGCGGCTGATCCGGGCCGAGGGCGTGACCGCCGCCGTCGGCGTCCCGACCGTCTGGCTCGGGCTGGTCGAACATCTGGAGGCCGAGGGCGGCGAAGTGCCGACGCTCGAGCGCATTCTCGTCGGCGGATCGTCGATGCCGCCCGCGCTGATGGACCGGATCGAGCGATGCCTGGGGGTCGAGGTGCAGACGAGCTGGGGAATGACCGAGCTGTCGCCGCTCGGCACCGCCGCATTGCCGGGCGACCCCGCGCGACGGCCGTCGCTTTCGGGCCGACCGGCGATGGGCATCGACCTGCTGCTCACCGATGCCGAAGGCCGCGCGCTTCCCGAACAGCGCGGCGCCGAGGGGCATTTGCGCGTGCGCGGCGGCTCGGTCGTCGAGCGCTATTTCGGGCAGGCCGAGCCCGCGACCGACGCCGACGGCTGGTTCGATACCGGCGACCTGGCGCGGATCGACGGGGCGGGCAATCTCGTCATCACCGGTCGCGCCAAGGATCTGATCAAATCGGGCGGCGAATGGATCAATCCCGCCGAAATCGAGGCGCTGGTCGGCGCGCTGCCGCAGGTGTCGCTCGCCGCGGTGATCGGGCGGTCCGACCCCAAATGGGGCGAGCGCCCGATCCTGCTCGTCGAAACCAGCGAACCCGCGGTCAGCGACGCCGAACTGCTCGCGCCGCTCGCCGGGCGGGTCGCATCATGGTGGATTCCCGACGCGGTCGTGCGGCTCGACGCGATGCCGCTCGCGCCGACGGGCAAGATCGACAAAATGCAATTGCGGGCCGAATATGGACAGGTGTAGGCGCCCTAGGGCTTGACCCTAGGATCGCGGCCGCCTGAGAAGGTGCGGAAGGAAGAGAATTTGGCGTCGAATGCAAAGAGCGCGGTAAAGCGGCCATCGAAGGCGGAACAACGCGCCGAAATGATGGAGCAGATTCTCGACACCGCCGAACTCCTGTTTTCGAAGCACGGTTTTCACGGCGTGACGCTGAAGGACGTCGCCAAGCAGGTCGGCGTCCATCACACGCTGCTCAACTATTATTTCGACGACAAGCGGACGCTGTTCGACGCGGTGTTCGCGCGGCGCGCGGTCGTGACGATCGACAAGCGGATGCAGGCGCTCGACGATTATGACCGCGCGGCCGGCGGCCAGCCGACCGTCGAGGGCGCGCTCCACGCTTTCCTCGATACCGACCTCGACCTTTACATCCAGGGCGGCGAGGGATGGAAGAATTACGGCGCCTTCGGTGCGCAGGCGTCGAACAGCCCCGAGGGCGCCGAGTTCATGGACAAATATTTCGACCCGGTGGTGCTACGCCTGATCGACATATTGAAGAAGGCGCTGCCCGAATCCGACGAAGAGGATATTTTCTGGGGCTATCATTTCGTGACCGGCGCGCTGATGCTGACGCTCGCGCGGACGGGGCGCATCGACAAATTGTCGCAGGGGCTTTGCCATTCGGACGATTATGAGGCGGTGAAGCAGCGCATGGCGCGCTTCATGGCGGCGGGCTTTCGCGAGATCTGCGAACAGAGGAAGGACGCCAGGGCCGGCTGACCGCGGACGGAGGCCGCCGGACCCGCTGGGGGACGAGGCTTTCGGGTTTTTATTCACTCACAAGTGAGTTACTATCATATGCAGCGAGGAAGGAACGCTATGCAACTGGATGGGCGGGTCGCGATCGTGACCGGAGCGGGCGGCGGCCTCGGCCGCGCGCACGCGCTGATGCTCGCGCGGCACGGCGCGCGCGTCGTCGTCAACGACATGCAGGCCGACGCGGCCGGGCGCGTCGCGGACGAGATCGCGGCGGCGGGCGGCGAAGCGCTGGCAGCTCCCGCATCGGTCACCGACGAGGCAGAGGTCGCGGCGATGGTCCATTCGGCGACGCTCGCCTGGGGCGGTGTCGACATTTTGGTCAACAACGCCGGCATCCTGCGCGACAGGAGTTTCGCGAAGATGGACCTCGCCGACTTCCGCCTCGTCGTCGAGGTTCATCTGATGGGCGCCGCAATCTGCTCGAAGGCGGTGTGGGAGCAGATGCGCGCGCGGCGTTTCGGCCGCATCGTGATGACGACCTCCTCCTCGGGGCTCTACGGCAATTTCGGGCAGGCCAATTATGGCGCGGCCAAGATGGCGCTCGTCGGGCTGATGCAGACCCTCGCGCTCGAGGGCGAGAAATACGGCATCCGCGTCAACTGTCTCGCGCCGACCGCGGCGACCGCGATGACCGACGGCGTCCTCGCGCCCGAAGCGCTTGCGCATCTCGCGCCCGAGGCGGTGAGCCCGGGCCTGCTCGCGCTCGTCGGCGAGGACGCGCCGACGCGCGCGATCCTGTGCGCCGGTGCCGGTCATTTCGCGGCCGCGAACGTCACGCTGACGGGCGGCGCCTTCATCGGGCGCGGCGACGATGCTGCGACGCGCGTCGCCGCCGAATGGGATCGCATTGCAGACCGGCGCGGCGAAAGCGTGCCGGCCTATGGCTTCACGCAGGCCGAGCGCGAGCTCGCGAGCGCGGGCGTTACCGCGCCGACGATGGCGGTCCAACGCTGATATTCCCCGGGAGCGTGGCGGACGGGCCGGTCAAGAGCCCGCCGCCGCTGCCGGTCTGAAGGGAGAGGAAGATGGTAACCGACAGCGAAATGCTGCCCGCCGAGGGCAAGCGCCAGAACGAGACTCTCGTCATCACCGCCTCGTCATTGGGGACGGTGTTCGAATGGTATGATTTCTATCTTTACGGCCTGCTCGCTAGCGTGCTCTCGCATCATTTCTTTTCGGGGGTCAATGAAACCACGGGTTTCATCCTCGCATTGATGGCGTTCGCCGCGGGCTTTGCGGTACGGCCGTTCGGGGCGCTGGTGTTCGGGCGCGTCGGCGACGTCGTCGGGCGCAAGAACACCTTCCTCGTCACCATGGCGATCATGGGGCTGTCGACCTTCGCGGTCGGCTTCCTGCCCTCCTACGACACGATCGGGGTCGCGGCGCCGATCATCCTGATGCTGCTGCGCCTGCTCCAGGGCCTCGCGATCGGCGGCGAATATGGCGGCGCGGCGGTTTATATCGCCGAACATGCGCCGCCCGGAAAGCGCGGCTTCTACACCAGCTTCATCCAGACGACCGCGATGATCGGGCTGATCCTCGCCTCGACCTTCGTCGTCACGCTGCGCCTGTTCATGGACGAGGACAGCTTCAACGACTGGGGCTGGCGGCTTCCGTTCCTCTTTTCGATCGTCCTCTTGTCGGTCGCGCTGTGGATTCGCCTCCAGCTCGAGGAAAGCCCGGTCTTTCAGCGCATGAAGGAAGCCGGCGCGACCTCGAAAGCGCCGCTCAAGGAAGCGTTCGGCGAGTGGCGCAACCTCAAGATCGTGCTCATCGCGCTGTTCGGCGCGGTCGCGGGGCAGGCGGTGATCGGCTTTGCCGCGCACCTCTATCCGCTCTTTTACCTCGAGCGCATCGCGCGGGTCGACGGGGCGACGGCGAATTTCCTCGTCGCCGCCGCGCTGACGATCATCATCCCCAGCTTCATCTTCTTCGGCTGGCTCAGCGACAAAATCGGGCGCAAGCCGATCATGATGACCGCCTGCGCCATCGCGGTCTTCGTCTATTTCCCGCTCTACAAGGCGCTGGTCGTCGCGGCCAATCCGGCGATGGCGGCGGCGGTCGAGCGCGCGCCGGTGCAGGTCGCCGCCTATGCCGGCGAATGCTCGTTCCAGTTCGATCCGATCGGCAGCAACAGCTTCGATGCGACGAGCTGCGACATCGCCAAATCCTATCTCGCGAAGAACGGCATCAACTATGCCAATGTCGCGGCGTCGGCGGGAACGGTCGCCTCGGTGCGGATCGGCGCGCGGACGCTCGCGGTTCCCGACCCCGCGGGGCTCGACAAGGCGGGCCGCGCCGCCGCGGTCGCATCCTTCGACGCCGCCGCGAAGGCCGAACTCGACGCGGCGGGCTATCCCGACAAGGCCGATCCGGCGCGGGTGAACAAGGGCCGGGTGCTCCTGATCCTCTGCACCTTCGGGCTGCTCGCGACGATGGTCTACGGCCCGCTCGCGGCGCTGCTCGTCGAGCTGTTTCCGGCGCGCATCCGCTACAGCTCGCTGTCGCTTCCCTATCATATCGGCAACGGCTGGATCGGCGGCTTCATGCCGACGATCGGCTTCGCGATGGTCGCCGCGACGGGGAATATCTATCAGGGGCTCTGGTATGCGGTCGTGATCGCCGCGGTCACCGCGGTCGTCGGCATCCTGTTCTTGCCCGAAACCTACAAGCGGGACATCGAGGCATGAGCGGGGATGGGGCGGGGGCGATCGGCCGCCGCGCACTGATCCAGGCGGCGGCGGGTGTGGCGGCGGCGCCCGCGCTGTTGGCGAACGCATCCGCCGCGACGCAGCGCAAGCCCGCGCCCAAGGGCTTCCTCTGGGGCGCCGCGATCTCGGCGCATCAGAGCGAGGGCAACAACACGAATAGCGATGCGTGGCTCGCCGAAAATATCCGGCCGACCTTGTTCAAGGAGCGCTCGGGCGACGCGTGCGACAGCTATCATCGCTATGACGAGGATTTCGCGCTGGCCGAAACGTTCGGGTTCAACTGCTATCGGCTCGGGATCGAGTGGGCGCGGATCGAGCCGAGCGAGGGCCATTTCTCCAACGCCGAGCTTGACCATTATGCGCGGGTGCTGACCGCGTGCCGCAAGCGCGGGCTCGCGCCGGTCGTCACGCTCAGCCATTTCACCGTGCCGCTCTGGTTCGCGAGGCGCGGCGGGTTCGAGGCAAGCGACGCACCGCAGCTTTTCGCGCGCTATTGCCGCACCGTCGCCGAACGGCTCGGCGGGCTGATGCATCTGGTGACGACGTTCAACGAAGCGAATATCGGCCTGCTCGTCGCGCTGTTCCCGCAATCGGAAGCGGGCGCGGCGTTGCAGCGCGAGGCGCAGGCGGCGCTGGTCGCGGCGACCGGCGCGCCCAAATTCTCGCGCCTCGCCTTCGCCGATCCCGCGGTCACGACCCCGATCATGCAGCAGGCGCACCGGCTCGCCTATGAGGCGATCAAGGCGGCACGCCCCGAGCTGCCGGTCGGGATCACGCTGACGACGCAGGACATCCAGTCGGTGGGCGCGCCGTCGCTCGTCGCCGACTATGAGCGGCGCCTCTATGGCGATTGGGTCGATGTCGCGCGCAGCCACGCCGATTTCTTCGGCGTGCAATGCTATACGCGCCTCCGCTTCGACGAGCATGGCATGGTTGCGCCGCCGCAGGGCGCCGAGCTGACATTGTCGGGCTATGAATTTTATCCGCAGGCGCTGGCGGACACGATCCGCTGGGCACACCGCACGATCGGCAAGCCGATCTATGTCACCGAAA
Proteins encoded in this window:
- a CDS encoding AMP-binding protein — translated: MIDGSMQTYALTLDKFLSHAAKWHPGAEVVSAEAEGRIRRIGYAALRERALRVSGALAALGIAKGDRVATLAWNTQGHVEAWYGIMGMGAICHTLNPRLTPAQLGSMLAQSEASVLLASPDLLPLAQDAVRNLGTVRHILLLDTAEGEGAIEPLVAAAPADAVWGDFDETSPSGLCFTSGSTGAPKGVTYTHRGCFLHTMRQLQADVLGITARDAVMPVVPMFHANAWGIPFTAPAVGAKLVLPGRHSDGAHLARLIRAEGVTAAVGVPTVWLGLVEHLEAEGGEVPTLERILVGGSSMPPALMDRIERCLGVEVQTSWGMTELSPLGTAALPGDPARRPSLSGRPAMGIDLLLTDAEGRALPEQRGAEGHLRVRGGSVVERYFGQAEPATDADGWFDTGDLARIDGAGNLVITGRAKDLIKSGGEWINPAEIEALVGALPQVSLAAVIGRSDPKWGERPILLVETSEPAVSDAELLAPLAGRVASWWIPDAVVRLDAMPLAPTGKIDKMQLRAEYGQV
- a CDS encoding glycoside hydrolase family 1 protein codes for the protein MSGDGAGAIGRRALIQAAAGVAAAPALLANASAATQRKPAPKGFLWGAAISAHQSEGNNTNSDAWLAENIRPTLFKERSGDACDSYHRYDEDFALAETFGFNCYRLGIEWARIEPSEGHFSNAELDHYARVLTACRKRGLAPVVTLSHFTVPLWFARRGGFEASDAPQLFARYCRTVAERLGGLMHLVTTFNEANIGLLVALFPQSEAGAALQREAQAALVAATGAPKFSRLAFADPAVTTPIMQQAHRLAYEAIKAARPELPVGITLTTQDIQSVGAPSLVADYERRLYGDWVDVARSHADFFGVQCYTRLRFDEHGMVAPPQGAELTLSGYEFYPQALADTIRWAHRTIGKPIYVTESGVAVADDARRIAFIDRALDGVRKCLDEGISVHSYIYWSLLDNFEWTSGYAVPFGLAAVDRQSFRRTPRPSAFHFAAIARANLI
- a CDS encoding TetR/AcrR family transcriptional regulator: MASNAKSAVKRPSKAEQRAEMMEQILDTAELLFSKHGFHGVTLKDVAKQVGVHHTLLNYYFDDKRTLFDAVFARRAVVTIDKRMQALDDYDRAAGGQPTVEGALHAFLDTDLDLYIQGGEGWKNYGAFGAQASNSPEGAEFMDKYFDPVVLRLIDILKKALPESDEEDIFWGYHFVTGALMLTLARTGRIDKLSQGLCHSDDYEAVKQRMARFMAAGFREICEQRKDARAG
- a CDS encoding SDR family NAD(P)-dependent oxidoreductase is translated as MQLDGRVAIVTGAGGGLGRAHALMLARHGARVVVNDMQADAAGRVADEIAAAGGEALAAPASVTDEAEVAAMVHSATLAWGGVDILVNNAGILRDRSFAKMDLADFRLVVEVHLMGAAICSKAVWEQMRARRFGRIVMTTSSSGLYGNFGQANYGAAKMALVGLMQTLALEGEKYGIRVNCLAPTAATAMTDGVLAPEALAHLAPEAVSPGLLALVGEDAPTRAILCAGAGHFAAANVTLTGGAFIGRGDDAATRVAAEWDRIADRRGESVPAYGFTQAERELASAGVTAPTMAVQR
- a CDS encoding MFS transporter — encoded protein: MVTDSEMLPAEGKRQNETLVITASSLGTVFEWYDFYLYGLLASVLSHHFFSGVNETTGFILALMAFAAGFAVRPFGALVFGRVGDVVGRKNTFLVTMAIMGLSTFAVGFLPSYDTIGVAAPIILMLLRLLQGLAIGGEYGGAAVYIAEHAPPGKRGFYTSFIQTTAMIGLILASTFVVTLRLFMDEDSFNDWGWRLPFLFSIVLLSVALWIRLQLEESPVFQRMKEAGATSKAPLKEAFGEWRNLKIVLIALFGAVAGQAVIGFAAHLYPLFYLERIARVDGATANFLVAAALTIIIPSFIFFGWLSDKIGRKPIMMTACAIAVFVYFPLYKALVVAANPAMAAAVERAPVQVAAYAGECSFQFDPIGSNSFDATSCDIAKSYLAKNGINYANVAASAGTVASVRIGARTLAVPDPAGLDKAGRAAAVASFDAAAKAELDAAGYPDKADPARVNKGRVLLILCTFGLLATMVYGPLAALLVELFPARIRYSSLSLPYHIGNGWIGGFMPTIGFAMVAATGNIYQGLWYAVVIAAVTAVVGILFLPETYKRDIEA